The Akkermansia muciniphila genome contains a region encoding:
- the lnt gene encoding apolipoprotein N-acyltransferase: MNTASPSPPRLLPVWAGLLLAALSGVLTACSFIPVDWSGCVWIGFLPLLTALWYGPRRKGRKGALAYALYGWLFGVAYYGISFWWVNEVSTLGYIPLMIFYGGLFPGVWALVMGVFFRPDGQPLPDAQQTGTDRRAAWKAWAMADMLPSAAAALGGAALWVCLEWVRGWLIPGFGWNNLGVALYGNPLAQWAEYTGVTALAFMPVVFSIWLWRVCRRAGTMVVHEGRRTVPWDFFSLVSVLLVMFVVGVLWTARYSPHSSAVTGNGKWTVPVMTVQLNLSQKEKWDAANRGAVYRALLDTTEQGLLDLQARTLEEAARNGTEASLDLPSWVIWPESSFPISTFYRDSTGELFPEQDNVNFLSAEEDYVQAIRNNLGNFILLTGTDDIYLSDEGRVARAYNCLTVFEGDYSTARPHAKAMLVPFGEYIPMRETFPFLEKAFEASAGTAMGLNYTPGASTEPVPVPIRPGSSVTVGVIPLVCFEDVVGGWVRRFVRQGPQLMVNVTNDGWFNRSSANEQHWRNAAFRCIELRRSMVRAANTGVSVALAPNGAVIADLRDSSGSPFTRGVMNATLPVGCTEITLYALLGDWAVLACFLLFAALLLRRMNKGKRNAGPVKDGVYRRGATPR; encoded by the coding sequence ATGAACACCGCTTCCCCCTCCCCCCCCCGCCTCCTGCCCGTCTGGGCCGGGCTGCTGCTGGCCGCCCTTTCCGGCGTATTGACGGCCTGTTCCTTTATTCCCGTGGACTGGAGCGGCTGCGTCTGGATAGGCTTCCTGCCGCTGCTCACGGCGCTGTGGTACGGCCCCCGCCGGAAGGGGAGGAAAGGGGCCCTGGCTTATGCCCTGTACGGCTGGCTCTTCGGCGTGGCGTATTACGGCATCTCCTTCTGGTGGGTGAATGAGGTCAGCACGCTGGGCTACATTCCGCTGATGATTTTTTACGGGGGCCTGTTTCCCGGCGTCTGGGCACTGGTCATGGGCGTGTTCTTCCGCCCGGACGGCCAGCCCCTGCCGGATGCGCAGCAGACGGGAACGGACCGCCGGGCCGCCTGGAAAGCCTGGGCCATGGCGGACATGCTGCCCAGCGCCGCCGCCGCGCTGGGCGGAGCGGCCCTGTGGGTGTGCCTGGAATGGGTGCGGGGCTGGCTGATACCGGGCTTCGGCTGGAACAACCTGGGCGTGGCCCTGTACGGCAATCCCCTGGCCCAGTGGGCGGAATACACGGGGGTGACGGCCCTGGCCTTTATGCCGGTAGTCTTTTCCATCTGGCTGTGGCGCGTTTGCCGCCGGGCCGGAACCATGGTGGTGCATGAAGGCAGGCGCACGGTGCCCTGGGACTTCTTCTCCCTGGTCTCCGTCCTGCTGGTCATGTTTGTCGTGGGCGTGCTTTGGACGGCGCGCTACTCCCCCCACTCCTCCGCAGTTACCGGGAACGGCAAATGGACCGTTCCCGTCATGACCGTGCAGCTCAACCTGAGCCAGAAGGAAAAATGGGACGCCGCCAACAGGGGCGCCGTTTACAGGGCTTTGCTGGATACGACGGAGCAGGGATTGCTGGACCTTCAAGCCCGGACCCTGGAAGAGGCCGCCAGAAACGGGACGGAGGCCTCCCTGGACCTGCCGTCCTGGGTGATCTGGCCGGAGAGCTCTTTCCCCATCTCCACCTTTTACCGTGATTCCACAGGGGAGCTCTTTCCGGAACAGGACAACGTCAATTTCCTGAGCGCGGAGGAGGACTACGTGCAGGCCATCCGGAACAATCTGGGCAACTTCATCCTGCTCACGGGAACGGATGACATTTACCTTTCCGATGAAGGCCGCGTGGCACGGGCCTACAATTGCCTCACCGTGTTTGAGGGGGACTATTCCACGGCCAGGCCGCACGCCAAGGCCATGCTGGTCCCCTTCGGAGAATACATTCCCATGCGCGAAACCTTCCCGTTCCTGGAAAAGGCCTTTGAAGCTTCCGCCGGAACGGCCATGGGACTGAATTACACGCCGGGCGCCTCCACGGAGCCCGTTCCCGTTCCCATCCGGCCGGGAAGCTCCGTCACGGTGGGCGTCATCCCGCTGGTGTGCTTTGAGGACGTGGTGGGGGGCTGGGTGCGCCGCTTCGTGCGGCAGGGGCCCCAGCTGATGGTGAACGTCACCAATGACGGCTGGTTCAACCGCTCCAGCGCCAATGAACAGCATTGGCGCAATGCGGCGTTCCGGTGCATTGAACTGCGCCGCTCCATGGTCCGTGCCGCCAATACCGGTGTCAGCGTGGCCCTGGCGCCCAACGGCGCGGTCATTGCGGATTTGAGGGATTCCTCCGGTTCCCCGTTTACCCGGGGGGTGATGAACGCCACGCTGCCCGTAGGCTGTACGGAGATAACCCTGTACGCCCTGCTGGGGGACTGGGCCGTCCTGGCCTGTTTCCTGCTGTTTGCAGCTCTTCTCCTGCGCAGGATGAATAAGGGAAAGAGAAACGCCGGCCCCGTGAAGGACGGCGTTTACCGGCGCGGCGCTACGCCCAGGTAA
- a CDS encoding phosphodiester glycosidase family protein has protein sequence MPFLRFLLLLSFFCGTVQAEHRVFTRKDGFLSMRDKLNVYFFQSGTHRLLVRDEGSVRAPRYGSLDKAMRKSPCVAGVNGGFFGADAEGTPLGLVVQDGKRLSPLATGSFVVSGVVYEDGKSDLALVRSSVLKRMKKLPAMQAAIQGGPFLVENGSAVKGLNAQKSTYRTFIATDGGKRWCIGVSSSLTLKELADWLASPGALGDFRVKTALNLDGGSSSAFWCHESGISYPAFKQVRNYLGVAPRR, from the coding sequence ATGCCTTTCCTGCGTTTTCTCCTTCTCCTCTCATTCTTCTGCGGCACGGTCCAGGCGGAACACCGCGTGTTCACCAGAAAAGACGGCTTCCTGTCCATGCGGGACAAGCTGAACGTCTATTTTTTCCAGTCCGGCACGCACCGCCTTCTGGTGCGGGATGAAGGGAGCGTCAGGGCTCCCAGGTACGGCTCCCTGGACAAGGCCATGCGGAAAAGCCCCTGCGTGGCCGGAGTCAACGGCGGATTCTTTGGCGCGGACGCGGAGGGAACCCCGCTGGGCCTCGTCGTCCAGGACGGCAAGCGCCTTTCTCCGCTGGCCACGGGTTCCTTCGTCGTTTCCGGAGTCGTTTATGAGGACGGTAAAAGCGATCTGGCCCTTGTCCGCAGTTCCGTGCTGAAACGCATGAAAAAACTGCCCGCCATGCAGGCGGCCATTCAGGGCGGCCCCTTTCTGGTGGAGAACGGTTCAGCCGTAAAGGGGCTTAACGCGCAGAAGTCCACCTACCGCACCTTCATCGCCACGGACGGCGGCAAGCGATGGTGCATAGGCGTTTCCTCCTCACTGACGCTGAAGGAACTGGCCGACTGGCTGGCTTCTCCCGGAGCGCTGGGGGATTTCAGGGTAAAGACGGCGCTGAACCTGGACGGAGGCTCTTCCTCCGCCTTCTGGTGCCATGAGTCCGGCATTTCCTACCCCGCATTCAAGCAGGTCAGGAATTACCTGGGCGTAGCGCCGCGCCGGTAA
- a CDS encoding sugar phosphate nucleotidyltransferase, producing the protein MHITAGPGISRAFILGAGLGTRLRPLTSVLPKPLIPFFHEPLVLHSMRRCYDCGIREFIINTHHLAEAWDRVFPDRSWNGCPVHFSHEAVLLDSGGGVRKIKPWASAEEPLLVMNGDMAATFDLYRLLEDHLRNRPAVTLALRTAGDKRNVGFDPSSGLVTDMRHALGRDPGSRQFTGAYCMEPEVFSHIPPHGAVSIIPVFLDYIRQGRLRGVPADDGLWMDMGTPESYIQAHLDFPSPAPRIHPDAEVPPGASVDAASVIGPRAVVEEDCRLRECIVWPGVRVPAGTRAARRIFHLSL; encoded by the coding sequence ATGCACATCACAGCAGGTCCCGGCATTTCCCGCGCATTCATTCTTGGCGCCGGGCTGGGCACCCGTCTGCGGCCCCTGACCAGCGTGCTTCCCAAGCCGCTGATTCCCTTTTTCCATGAGCCCCTGGTGCTGCATTCCATGCGCCGCTGTTATGACTGCGGCATCCGGGAGTTCATTATCAACACACACCATCTGGCGGAAGCCTGGGACCGCGTGTTCCCGGACCGTTCCTGGAACGGGTGCCCCGTTCATTTCAGCCATGAAGCCGTACTGCTGGATTCAGGCGGCGGCGTCAGGAAGATCAAGCCCTGGGCCTCCGCGGAGGAACCCCTGCTGGTGATGAACGGGGACATGGCGGCCACCTTTGACCTGTACCGGCTGCTGGAGGACCATCTGCGGAACCGCCCCGCCGTGACGCTGGCCCTCCGGACTGCCGGAGACAAGAGGAATGTGGGCTTTGACCCTTCCTCCGGACTGGTGACGGATATGCGGCACGCCCTGGGGCGCGATCCCGGTTCCCGCCAGTTTACCGGGGCATACTGCATGGAACCGGAGGTTTTCAGCCATATCCCTCCCCATGGGGCCGTTTCCATCATTCCCGTTTTTCTGGACTACATCCGCCAGGGACGTCTGCGCGGCGTGCCGGCGGACGACGGCCTGTGGATGGACATGGGCACTCCGGAGTCCTACATCCAGGCCCATCTGGACTTTCCCTCCCCTGCTCCGCGCATTCATCCGGACGCGGAAGTGCCTCCCGGGGCCTCCGTGGACGCTGCCAGCGTGATCGGGCCCCGCGCCGTTGTGGAAGAAGACTGCCGCCTGCGGGAATGCATCGTTTGGCCCGGCGTCCGCGTTCCCGCCGGCACCCGTGCGGCACGGCGGATTTTTCATCTCTCTCTTTGA
- a CDS encoding bifunctional UDP-3-O-[3-hydroxymyristoyl] N-acetylglucosamine deacetylase/3-hydroxyacyl-ACP dehydratase, with amino-acid sequence MACGNQRTVGSPASLAGTSLHTGQPVTLTLKPAPADFGIKFRRVDIPDQPFINADVEKVQTVERATSLAEGSVKVHTVEHILSALTGMGIDNAVIEMDANEPPIGDGSSAPYVELIKSAGIVELDVPRRYLEVREAVTIETKGGSILTILPSKQFRVSVTCVGPENRITQYFDAVITPETYEKELAPARTFTFYEDIKPLLEKGLIKGGSLENAVVIRGEELMSKEPMRFINEFARHKAMDLIGDLSLCGKPILGHVIAIKPGHGPNTELTAKLKKEHRRNQQMAPNPVNVPYGDAVLDINEVMNLLPHRYPFLMVDRIIGFEGETKCRGLKNLTMNELFFQGHFPGHPVMPGVLQLEAMAQVASIVMLRQPGNATKLGYFMSADKIKFRRPVVPGDTLIIEAEMTKMRGNIGQALGRCLVNGQVVSEAELKFGLQDI; translated from the coding sequence ATGGCATGTGGAAACCAAAGAACTGTCGGCTCTCCGGCCTCCCTGGCCGGTACCTCTTTGCATACGGGACAGCCCGTGACCCTGACGCTGAAGCCGGCCCCTGCCGACTTCGGCATTAAATTCCGCCGGGTGGACATTCCGGACCAGCCCTTCATCAACGCGGACGTGGAAAAGGTGCAGACCGTGGAGCGCGCCACCAGCCTGGCGGAAGGCTCCGTCAAGGTACACACCGTGGAACACATCCTTTCCGCCCTCACGGGCATGGGGATTGACAACGCCGTCATTGAAATGGACGCCAATGAACCGCCCATCGGGGACGGTTCCTCCGCCCCCTACGTGGAGCTGATCAAGAGCGCCGGCATCGTGGAACTGGATGTGCCGCGGCGCTATCTGGAAGTGCGGGAAGCCGTCACCATTGAAACCAAGGGCGGTTCCATCCTGACCATTCTCCCCTCCAAGCAATTCCGCGTCTCCGTCACCTGCGTGGGCCCGGAAAACCGCATCACCCAGTACTTTGACGCGGTCATCACGCCTGAAACGTATGAAAAGGAACTGGCCCCGGCCCGTACCTTCACCTTTTACGAGGACATCAAGCCCCTGCTGGAAAAAGGCCTCATCAAGGGCGGCAGCCTGGAAAACGCCGTGGTCATCCGCGGAGAGGAACTCATGAGCAAGGAGCCCATGCGCTTCATCAATGAATTCGCCCGCCACAAGGCCATGGACCTCATCGGTGACCTCAGCCTGTGCGGAAAGCCCATCCTGGGCCACGTGATCGCCATCAAGCCGGGCCATGGCCCGAACACGGAGCTGACCGCCAAGCTGAAGAAGGAACACCGCCGCAACCAGCAAATGGCCCCCAACCCGGTCAACGTGCCGTACGGAGACGCCGTGCTGGACATCAATGAAGTGATGAACCTCCTGCCGCACCGCTATCCCTTCCTGATGGTGGACCGCATCATCGGCTTTGAAGGGGAAACCAAGTGCCGCGGCCTGAAGAACCTGACGATGAATGAACTCTTCTTCCAGGGCCATTTCCCGGGGCATCCGGTCATGCCGGGCGTCCTGCAACTGGAAGCCATGGCCCAGGTGGCCTCCATCGTCATGCTGCGCCAGCCCGGCAACGCCACCAAGCTCGGCTACTTCATGAGCGCGGACAAGATCAAATTCCGCCGGCCCGTGGTCCCCGGTGATACGCTCATCATTGAAGCGGAGATGACCAAGATGCGCGGCAACATCGGCCAGGCCCTCGGCCGCTGCCTGGTGAACGGCCAGGTGGTATCGGAAGCAGAGCTCAAATTCGGTCTTCAGGACATCTGA
- a CDS encoding PfkB family carbohydrate kinase, translated as MSQPLLVTGTIGIDTILTPHGRAEGVLGGSVSFAAVAALMFADRVDAVSIIGEDFPTHYEEALAAKGLRMDGVERKKGPSFSWTGEYFDNMNKRRTVCANDSVMLEWNVHVPEPLRNHPVLACCCMVPAQQLKCMEQCPDSSLVLSDSMDKWLRRQPELLDAVISRSHITMMNEDEAKEYAHASTVLEAGEFLLSKGAVYAVVKQGEYGATLLGRGPEGGTDIFRCPAYPLKTLVDPTGAGDTFLGALAGYLATLPPGLPSFEEMKRGIIYGTVAASFTCESFSADALLSMTAETFCKRLEEYVAMCRIPTGCVSIREID; from the coding sequence ATGTCCCAGCCCCTGCTTGTCACCGGAACCATCGGAATTGATACCATCCTCACTCCCCACGGGCGTGCGGAGGGCGTGCTGGGCGGTTCCGTTTCCTTTGCGGCCGTGGCGGCCCTGATGTTCGCGGACCGGGTGGACGCCGTCAGCATCATCGGGGAGGATTTTCCCACCCATTATGAAGAGGCCCTGGCGGCCAAGGGATTGCGCATGGACGGCGTGGAGAGGAAGAAGGGGCCGTCCTTTTCCTGGACCGGGGAATATTTTGACAATATGAACAAGCGCAGGACCGTCTGCGCCAATGATTCCGTGATGCTGGAATGGAACGTTCACGTGCCGGAGCCTCTCCGGAACCACCCGGTGCTGGCGTGCTGCTGCATGGTTCCGGCCCAGCAGCTCAAGTGCATGGAACAGTGCCCGGACTCCTCCCTGGTGCTTTCCGATTCCATGGACAAGTGGCTGCGCCGCCAGCCGGAGCTGCTGGACGCCGTGATCAGCCGTTCCCACATCACCATGATGAATGAGGATGAAGCCAAGGAGTACGCCCATGCGTCCACCGTGCTGGAGGCCGGGGAGTTCCTTCTTTCCAAGGGGGCCGTTTATGCGGTGGTGAAGCAGGGGGAATACGGCGCCACGCTCCTCGGACGCGGGCCGGAGGGAGGGACGGACATTTTCCGCTGCCCGGCCTACCCGCTGAAAACCCTGGTGGACCCCACCGGGGCGGGAGATACGTTCCTGGGCGCCCTGGCTGGTTATCTTGCCACCCTGCCGCCGGGCCTTCCTTCCTTTGAGGAGATGAAGAGAGGCATTATTTACGGCACGGTAGCCGCCTCCTTCACCTGCGAGTCCTTTTCCGCGGACGCCCTTCTTTCCATGACGGCGGAGACTTTCTGCAAGCGCCTGGAAGAGTATGTGGCCATGTGCCGCATTCCCACAGGCTGTGTTTCCATACGGGAAATTGATTAA
- the crcB gene encoding fluoride efflux transporter CrcB, protein MKMLLMVGLGSFAGGVLRFLLARFVQTSSMSSFPWGTAAVNLLGCLVLGVLYGLFSRGLLLHTETRLFLTVGLCGGFTTFSTLMNESFLLLKEGNFPAFFLYTLLSFAGGLIAIGLGYLAAR, encoded by the coding sequence ATGAAAATGCTGCTGATGGTAGGGCTGGGAAGCTTTGCGGGAGGCGTGCTGCGCTTCCTGCTGGCCCGTTTTGTCCAGACCAGCTCCATGAGTTCCTTTCCGTGGGGAACGGCGGCGGTCAACCTGCTGGGATGCCTGGTCCTGGGCGTTCTCTACGGGCTGTTCAGCCGGGGCCTGCTGCTGCATACGGAAACACGGCTTTTCCTTACCGTGGGGCTGTGCGGCGGCTTCACCACCTTTTCCACGCTGATGAATGAATCCTTCCTTCTGCTGAAGGAAGGGAACTTCCCCGCCTTCTTTCTTTACACCCTCCTCAGCTTTGCCGGGGGCCTCATTGCCATTGGCCTGGGATACCTGGCCGCCAGATAG
- a CDS encoding DUF190 domain-containing protein — translation MNTPEETLMLRIYVSSTDAVRHTPVHEAVAYAARRYGMAGCTVYKGLMGFGRHTRLMSPKFWEITEKVPVIIEIMDTSERIETFLEKISCWLDRLPHGCLACTQPVRIRSVGGSRS, via the coding sequence ATGAATACTCCGGAAGAAACCCTCATGCTGCGCATCTACGTCAGCAGCACTGACGCCGTCAGGCACACCCCCGTTCACGAAGCTGTAGCGTATGCCGCCCGGCGCTACGGCATGGCCGGCTGCACCGTTTACAAGGGACTGATGGGGTTCGGCCGGCATACGCGCCTGATGAGCCCCAAATTCTGGGAAATTACCGAGAAGGTGCCCGTCATCATTGAGATCATGGACACCTCCGAACGCATTGAAACGTTCCTGGAAAAAATCTCCTGCTGGCTGGACAGGCTGCCGCACGGCTGCCTGGCGTGCACGCAGCCTGTCCGCATTCGTTCCGTAGGCGGTTCCCGCTCTTAG
- a CDS encoding iron-containing alcohol dehydrogenase, which produces MYQPFQFFMPAQIFFGAGSLDNLGSAPLPGAKALIVIGGTSVRRLGYLDRVQDLLKRQGVDSVVFDKVQPNPVVEHVMEAAALAKETGCDFVIGLGGGSSMDSAKSIAVMAANPGTYWDYIQGGSGRGLPIPNKPLPIVCITTTAGTGTEADPWTVITKEDTQEKIGFGFKGTFPTMSIVDPELMLSVPPKLTAYQGFDAFFHAVEGYMATIASPMGDMFALQAIEYVSKYLPRAVHNGDDLEARAYVALANTYSGFVETISCCTSEHSIEHALSAFHPSLPHGAGLIMISWAYHEAYAPSCPERYARVAAAMGQGASVDGFLNGLNKLKEACGVDKLKMSEYGITPDLFEEYAKTAFSTMGNLFELDRCKFTPADVVSILEKSYS; this is translated from the coding sequence ATGTATCAGCCATTTCAGTTTTTCATGCCCGCGCAGATTTTCTTTGGCGCGGGTTCTTTGGACAATCTTGGTTCCGCCCCCCTGCCCGGCGCCAAGGCCCTGATCGTCATCGGCGGCACGTCCGTCCGGCGTCTCGGTTATCTGGACCGCGTTCAGGACCTGTTGAAACGGCAGGGAGTGGACAGCGTCGTTTTTGACAAGGTCCAGCCCAATCCCGTGGTGGAGCACGTAATGGAAGCGGCCGCCCTGGCCAAGGAGACAGGGTGTGATTTCGTCATCGGCCTGGGCGGAGGCAGCAGCATGGATTCCGCCAAGAGCATTGCCGTGATGGCCGCCAATCCGGGAACCTATTGGGATTACATCCAGGGCGGTTCCGGCAGGGGTTTGCCTATTCCCAACAAGCCCCTTCCCATTGTCTGCATCACCACCACGGCAGGCACGGGAACGGAAGCGGACCCGTGGACCGTCATCACGAAGGAGGATACGCAGGAGAAGATCGGCTTCGGCTTCAAGGGCACCTTCCCCACCATGTCCATCGTGGACCCGGAGCTGATGCTTTCCGTTCCGCCCAAATTGACGGCTTACCAGGGCTTTGACGCCTTTTTCCACGCCGTGGAGGGGTACATGGCCACGATTGCCTCTCCCATGGGGGATATGTTCGCGCTCCAGGCCATTGAATACGTTTCCAAGTATCTTCCCCGCGCCGTGCATAACGGGGATGACCTGGAGGCGCGCGCCTACGTGGCGCTGGCCAATACGTATTCCGGCTTTGTGGAGACGATTTCCTGCTGCACCTCGGAGCATTCCATTGAACACGCCCTGAGCGCCTTCCATCCGTCCCTGCCCCATGGCGCGGGGCTGATCATGATTTCCTGGGCCTATCATGAAGCTTATGCCCCTTCCTGCCCGGAACGTTACGCCAGGGTAGCCGCCGCCATGGGGCAGGGAGCTTCCGTGGACGGCTTCCTGAACGGGCTGAACAAGTTGAAGGAGGCCTGCGGCGTGGACAAGCTGAAGATGTCCGAGTACGGCATTACTCCGGATTTGTTTGAGGAGTACGCCAAAACGGCCTTTTCCACCATGGGCAACCTGTTTGAGCTGGACCGCTGCAAGTTTACTCCGGCGGATGTCGTCAGCATCCTGGAAAAGTCCTATTCCTAA
- a CDS encoding tyrosine recombinase — protein sequence MQAHLERFIRFLAAEKGLSAAYQLSVRQTLEEFARFLGTEDADLSQVDIGRLTEFLRHLQARGMARSSMRVEMVHLRIFFRWLAGMGMLEKDPSAFLEMPRQGLSLPHVLDQQTVSKLLESIDVQDVSLGCRDRALLEMIYACGMRVSEVINCKLESFDADDAFVRVQGKGDKTRLVPVGRSALEALKAYLEKGRPKLVKPGTKSHIFLTVRGRPLTRERVRQILQERARAAGIDQHVFPHILRHSFATHLLENGADLRIIQEMLGHADISTTQIYTHLEQQRLNAIHHRFHPRG from the coding sequence ATGCAAGCCCATCTGGAACGCTTCATCCGTTTTCTAGCCGCAGAGAAGGGCTTGAGCGCCGCCTACCAGCTTTCCGTGAGGCAGACGCTGGAGGAATTCGCCCGGTTCCTGGGAACGGAGGACGCCGACCTTTCCCAGGTGGACATCGGCAGGCTTACGGAGTTCCTGCGGCATTTGCAGGCCCGCGGCATGGCCCGCAGTTCCATGCGGGTGGAAATGGTGCATTTGCGCATTTTCTTCCGCTGGCTGGCCGGGATGGGGATGCTGGAAAAAGACCCTTCCGCTTTTCTGGAAATGCCCCGGCAGGGGCTGTCCCTTCCCCATGTGCTGGATCAGCAGACCGTTTCAAAATTGCTTGAAAGCATTGACGTTCAAGATGTTTCTCTTGGATGCAGAGACAGGGCGCTGCTGGAGATGATTTATGCCTGCGGCATGCGGGTGAGTGAAGTAATTAACTGTAAATTAGAGAGTTTTGATGCTGATGACGCGTTCGTCAGAGTTCAGGGGAAGGGGGACAAGACGCGGCTGGTTCCCGTGGGAAGATCGGCTCTGGAGGCGTTGAAGGCGTATCTGGAGAAAGGAAGGCCCAAACTGGTCAAGCCGGGAACGAAGAGCCATATTTTCCTGACGGTGCGCGGGAGGCCGCTGACCAGGGAACGGGTGCGCCAGATTCTTCAGGAGCGCGCCAGGGCCGCGGGAATAGACCAGCACGTTTTCCCGCATATTCTGCGGCATTCCTTTGCCACGCATCTGCTGGAGAATGGCGCGGACCTGCGCATCATTCAGGAGATGCTGGGCCACGCGGATATTTCCACCACGCAGATCTACACGCATCTGGAACAGCAGCGGCTGAACGCCATTCATCACCGTTTTCATCCCAGGGGGTGA